A region from the Tigriopus californicus strain San Diego chromosome 9, Tcal_SD_v2.1, whole genome shotgun sequence genome encodes:
- the LOC131887201 gene encoding uncharacterized protein LOC131887201 gives MPQTCEWVGTLSLKPWIPLRGERHWKRKSSEANAINCACVGGGYLDFMISSSGSTVRVKSRKHFHLQGRCQGSNPKSEPLASSFFEMYEAFCFHLHLFEVSRQQQQQQQHRTGEMKKDLSLPMFEYIRPEKQLVFGSDCVEMYVNMDAFKLQNSPSTNYYYLVPLDL, from the exons ATGCCTCAAACCTGTGAATGGGTGGGAACTCTAAGTTTGAAACCGTGGATTCCCTTGAGAGGAGAGAGACACTGGAAAAGGAAATCAAGCGAAGCTAATGCCATTAATTGTGCATGCGTGGGTGGAGGCTACCTGGATTTCATGATCTCATCCTCGGGAAGTACCGTACGAGTCAAGTCGAGAAAGCACTTTCATCTCCAAGG CCGTTGTCAAGGCTCAAATCCGAAATCCGAACCTCTGGCCAGCTCATTCTTCGAGATGTACGAGGCGTTTTGTTTCCATCTCCATCTCTTTGAAGTCTcaagacaacaacaacaacaacaacaacaccgaactggagaaatgaaaaaagacctCTCTCTACCTATGTTCGAGTACATCCGCCCGGAAAAGCAACTCGTTT TTGGCTCAGATTGCGTGGAGATGTATGTAAATATGGATGcattcaaacttcaaaattCGCCCAGCactaactactactacttagTGCCATTGGACCTCTGA
- the LOC131887198 gene encoding uncharacterized protein LOC131887198, with protein sequence MSHRPHEIESTPKFQSDSSARFGLGVSKFSSLPPGAVPSTRLIPSINQHHRNERSSASNLNFPSIFRTRSLKRDQATKRTDYVPYHGSRSISELALTLPTLSVRRQDLPIKDPNTSVVELAPREKGDGSSSSLGDHPERAHRDLWHGHPDVETGSTAEITPENDSESLDDAFHTYTELGVDEWMEPIQTVEKIEMDTLATESGPNQYQAQTSEMEVENASTAEALVAEGGSGTDEVEHRQPKWGNTTHKRLTASRRISLQSVADYPLVTRECLFKVLLIGDPGVGKTSFVQRYTNNIFRTDYKGTVGVDFALKVLRVNRDMTVKLQLWDVAGQERFTWMTRVYYRDSRGCIVMFDLSNRKSFLSVAKWKRDLDAKCSMPDGSPVPCLLLANKCDLRERHVTIDEIEQLYNELNFIGWTETSAKGDTMVKDSVKYLIDTMLKYEEKKDTLGRQTSPIQDDPKAFKLTGEAAAKSGFNPAYCLFC encoded by the exons ATGTCTCATCGACCGCACGAAATTGAATCGACCCCTAAGTTCCAGAGCGACTCATCGGCCCGATTTGGGTTAGGCGTCTCCAAATTTTCCAGCCTTCCGCCTGGAGCAGTCCCCAGTACCAGATTGATACCTTCCATCAACCAACACCACAGAAACGAACGAAGTAGTGCTTCGAATTTGAACTTTCCTTCCATCTTTCGGACTCGAAGTTTGAAGCGAGATCAAGCTACCAAGCG GACCGATTACGTGCCATATCATGGATCGAGATCGATCTCGGAACTCGCCCTGACTCTCCCTACCTT GTCGGTTCGTCGCCAGGATCTTCCCATAAAGGATCCGAATACCTCTGTGGTCGAATTGGCCCCCCGGGAAAAGGGCGATGGGAGTTCTAGTAGTCTTGGGGATCATCCTGAGCGTGCTCACCGCGACCTCTGGCATGGTCACCCTGACGTGGAAACTGGTTCAACGGCGGAGATCACGCCGGAGAATGACTCCGAATCGCTGGATGATGCATTCCACACGTACACCGAGTTGGGCGTGGACGAGTGGATGGAACCGATCCAAACGGttgaaaagattgaaatggaCACCCTGGCTACTGAATCAGGTCCCAACCAGTATCAGGCCCAAACCTCGGAGATGGAAGTTGAGAATGCCAGCACGGCTGAGGCTTTGGTAGCCGAGGGTGGGTCTGGAACTGACGAGGTGGAACATCGACAACCTAAATGGGGCAACACAACTCACAAACGATTGACAGCTAGTCGACGAATCTCTCTCCAATCGGTGGCGG ATTACCCGTTGGTCACCCGAGAATGCTTGTTCAAAGTGTTGCTGATAGGGGATCCGGGTGTGGGCAAGACCTCCTTCGTTCAACGCTATACCAACAACATCTTCCGAACGGACTACAAAGGCACGGTGGGCGTGGATTTCGCCTTGAAAGTCCTCCGAGTCAACCGGGACATGACGGTTAAACTTCAGTTGTGGGATGTGGCGG GACAAGAGCGGTTCACGTGGATGACTCGGGTCTACTATCGGGATTCCCGTGGATGCATCGTCATGTTCGATCTTTCGAATCGAAAATCATTTCTGAGTGTGGCCAAATGGAAACGAGATCTGGATGCCAAATGTTCCATGCCAGATGGATCACCTGTTCCGTGTCTGCTTCTGGCTAATAAG TGCGACTTACGAGAGCGCCACGTGACCATAGATGAGATCGAGCAATTGTACAATGAGTTGAACTTCATTGGTTGGACAGAAACGTCGGCCAAG GGAGATACAATGGTCAAGGATAGTGTCAAGTATCTTATTGACACAATGCTGAAGtacgaggagaagaaggacACTCTCGGCCGCCAAACCTCTCCCATCCAGGATGATCCCAAAGCATTTAAGCTGACTGGCGAAGCCGCAGCCAAGTCTGGATTCAATCCCGCCTACTGTTTATTCTGCTAA
- the LOC131887196 gene encoding uncharacterized protein LOC131887196, whose product MTLTPSCVADFTKEWVLFIMQQYYKSNFQESLKEIGKFTAECAADKPPSSTGFDSNENQTEVSQHILSQAFKVMVDVPDPPMSGGRESDDTKGSGPNHATAPKVSGKEKGKERDNQMIKKKKNKIHHLFVKIPPKRTAKFERMVRRNRTLEHEVLVYAEFLKDLKNFVEARVGDNVTLKIPELYHGYQASDCEGSVPDNHVLIIEDLTKKGFKTRDWFTHKLTHEEVTLAVSELAKFHACGLAYRMSLKEEIDEKYPYLEDDLYTSNMAKELLAKYLDSYLHFLSLLPGIQEHVLKLRKISNEVFQLLVKLRRPSDPLGTRFNTVCHGDMWMGNLMFKSQPEESEDGGGPPRDKVSDCIIIDFHSAQFLSPATDLAHLLLTSTSREYRLEHWDEVIEGYYDTFNRTLAEFGLILRHLGTTYNDFLYEVKRALRGQFLCVAFIIPIVIYCGPTEWRFERRRGSSSDRKNTIRHLIQMMAIHEEVPDSPDVEEEAPDFEAEMKGIPNEFKDLYRDEELIQILIDLIHTAADLDILDFQEFCKHLDTPKPMWSKTQATTGKHKPVY is encoded by the exons ATGACTTTAACTCCCAGTTGTGTTGCAGATTTCACGAAAGAGTGGGTGCTGTTCATCATGCAGCAATACTACAAGAGCAATTTTCAAGAGAGCctcaaagaaattggcaagttCACTGCCGAATGTGCCGCCGACAAACCCCCATCTTCCACGGGTTTCGATAGTAATGAGAATCAGACCGAAGTGAGCCAACATATTCTAAGCCAGGCCTTCAAGGTGATGGTGGATGTGCCTGACCCTCCAATGTCTGGAGGCCGGGAGAGTGATGACACCAAGGGGAGTGGCCCCAATCATGCCACGGCGCCCAAAGTGTCCGGGAAAGAGAAGGGCAAGGAGAGAGACAACCAAAtgatcaaaaagaagaagaataagaTCCACCACCTGTTCGTCAAGATCCCGCCCAAGCGCACCGCCAAATTCGAGCGCATGGTCCGTCGCAATCGCACCCTAGAGCATGAGGTGTTGGTGTATGCGGAGTTCctgaaagacttgaagaatTTCGTCGAGGCCCGTGTGGGTGATAATGTCACCCTGAAGATTCCCGAGCTGTACCATGGTTACCAGGCCTCGGATTGCGAAGGCTCCGTACCTGACAACCACGTCCTCATTATCGAGGACCTGACCAAGAAAGGTTTCAAGACACGAGATTGGTTCACCCACAAATTAACCCACGAAGAAGTCACTCTGGCTGTGAGTGAGTTGGCCAAGTTTCATGCCTGCGGCCTCGCCTACAGAATGTCCTTGAAGGAGGAAATCGACGAGAAGTACCCCTACCTCGAGGACGACTTGTACACCTCGAACATGGCCAAGGAACTGTTGGCCAAGTACCTGGACTCCTACCTTCATTTCTTGTCCCTCCTTCCGGGCATCCAGGAGCACGTGCtcaaattgagaaaaatcTCCAATGAAGTCTTTCAGCTACTCGTGAAGCTGAGGAGGCCGAGTGACCCGCTAGGCACTCGATTCAATACTGTTTGTCATGGTGACATGTGGATGGGCAACCTCATGTTCAAATCTCAGCCCGAAGAGTCCGAGGATGGAGGAGGCCCACCGCGCGATAAAGTGTCCGACTGCATCATCATTGACTTCCATTCGGCTCAATTCTTGTCTCCGGCCACGGATCTGGCCCATCTCCTGCTGACCTCGACCAGCCGCGAATATCGCCTCGAGCACTGGGACGAGGTCATCGAGGGCTACTACGACACTTTCAATCGCACCTTGGCCGAATTTGGACTCATCCTCCGTCATTTAGGGACCACCTACAACGATTTCCTCTACGAAGTCAAGCGAGCTCTTCGAGGCCAATTCCTCTGCGTTGCCTTTATCATTCCCATTG TGATATACTGTGGACCCACGGAATGGAGGTTCGAGCGACGGCGTGGATCGTCCTCGGATCGCAAGAACACCATTCGGCACTTGATCCAGATGATGGCCATCCATGAGGAGGTGCCCGATTCGCCGGATGTTGAGGAGGAGGCGCCTGATTTCGAGGCCGAAATGAAAGGCATCCCCAATGAGTTCAAGGACCTCTACCGGGATGAGGAGCTCATTCAAATCCTCATTGACCTCATCCACACTGCGGCTGATCTGGACATCTTGGATTTCCAAGAGTTCTGCAAGCATCTCGACACGCCCAAACCCATGTGGTCCAAGACTCAAGCCACCACGGGTAAGCACAAGCCTGTGTATTGA